A genomic window from Salvia hispanica cultivar TCC Black 2014 chromosome 5, UniMelb_Shisp_WGS_1.0, whole genome shotgun sequence includes:
- the LOC125187688 gene encoding CRAL-TRIO domain-containing protein C3H8.02-like: MSHTLRLRPSLAHNFAAVSSRHHKSSSKALNLSIRSCSAPPENASKLVAEVKTRLEKQHSNLPVGKYGRDDEEMILWFLKDRKFSVEETVSKLTKAINWRKDFRVSELSEESVKRVAESGKARLHDYLDVHNRPVLIVEASKHLPGYYEPNEDESLCVFLIEKALRKLPEGQQQVLILIDLRGFQTQNADLRFLTFVFDAFYCYYPRRLGQVLFVDAPFIFKPFWQLVKPLLKSYASLVRFCSAKEVKEEYFTADTIPTSFR; encoded by the exons ATGTCGCACACTCTGAGATTGCGGCCTTCTTTGGCTCACAATTTCGCCGCCGTTTCTTCTCGCCACCACAAATCCTCCTCGAAGGCTCTCAATCTCAGCATCCGCAGTTGCTCGGCGCCCCCTGAAAACGCTAGTAAA CTTGTGGCTGAAGTCAAAACAAGGCTCGAAAAACAACACAGCAATCTGCCAGTGGGAAAATACGGACGAGATGATGAAGAAATGATTCTTTGGTTCCTCAAAGATCGAAAGTTTTCTGTTGAAGAGACCGTTTCCAAATTGACTAAAGCCATT AATTGGCGCAAGGATTTTCGTGTATCAGAATTGTCGGAAGAATCAGTGAAACGTGTTGCGGAAAGTGGAAAAGCGCGTCTGCACGACTATCTTGATGTACACAACAGACCAGTGCTAATAGTGGAAGCATCCAAGCATTTACCGGGGTAT TACGAACCTAATGAAGACGAGAGTCTCTGTGTTTTCTTGATTGAGAAGGCACTAAGAAAACTCCCCGAGGGGCAGCAGCAAGtgcttattttaattgatctCCGTGGGTTTCAGACGCAAAATGCTGATCTTAGATTCTTAACATTTGTG TTTGATGCGTTCTACTGCTACTACCCGAGGCGATTGGGTCAAGTCCTCTTCGTAGATGCTCCTTTCATATTCAAGCCATTTTGGCAGCTAGTTAAGCCTTTACTCAAATCATATGCCTCTCTC